In Sinorhizobium mexicanum, one DNA window encodes the following:
- a CDS encoding amidohydrolase family protein — MTPADQILERPVQGAARLQFVDCDIHPSLKHKKALHPYLEKRWRDHLDTYGSLAHCVYAGRGGPYPRFTPETARRDAWPPNGNPPGSDLEFMQVQHLDAHNVKFGILQPIVGANNARNTDLSAALCTATNDWQVDEFTSKDRRLKASIHIGAEDAELAVEEIERRAGDRNFAQIQLGSRSLEPIGRKRYWPIFEAAERNDLPVGFHVGGPSPYAPSPSGWPDYYIEDHHVLTHSAHAQVASMILEGVFELFPKLRIVMIEAGFAWVPSLGWRLDNHWRKMRSETPLCKRPPSEYLRQNVWFTTQPAEEPEHREDLRLLFDLIGFDRMMFATDYPHWDFDDPQRAIVMPMTAAERQMLFHDNAMNFYANLD, encoded by the coding sequence ATGACCCCGGCCGATCAAATCCTTGAGCGACCGGTACAGGGCGCCGCGAGGCTTCAGTTCGTCGACTGCGATATCCATCCGTCGCTGAAGCACAAAAAGGCGTTGCACCCCTATCTCGAGAAGCGTTGGCGCGATCACCTCGACACCTATGGCAGCCTGGCGCATTGCGTCTATGCCGGACGAGGCGGCCCCTATCCGCGCTTCACGCCCGAGACAGCGCGCCGCGACGCGTGGCCGCCGAACGGAAACCCGCCCGGTTCTGACCTGGAATTTATGCAGGTCCAGCATCTCGACGCGCACAACGTCAAGTTCGGCATCCTGCAACCGATCGTCGGCGCCAACAATGCCCGCAACACGGACCTGTCGGCAGCGCTCTGCACGGCCACCAACGACTGGCAGGTGGACGAGTTTACTTCGAAGGACAGACGGCTGAAGGCATCGATCCACATCGGCGCGGAGGATGCCGAACTTGCCGTCGAGGAAATCGAGCGTCGTGCCGGAGACCGGAATTTCGCGCAGATCCAGCTCGGTTCGCGCTCCCTTGAGCCGATCGGCCGCAAGCGCTACTGGCCGATCTTCGAGGCGGCCGAGCGCAACGACCTGCCGGTCGGCTTCCATGTCGGCGGCCCGTCGCCCTATGCACCGTCGCCAAGCGGCTGGCCCGATTACTATATCGAAGATCATCATGTGTTGACCCACAGCGCCCATGCGCAGGTTGCGAGCATGATCCTCGAAGGCGTCTTCGAGCTTTTCCCGAAGCTCCGCATCGTCATGATCGAGGCCGGCTTTGCCTGGGTGCCATCGCTTGGCTGGCGGCTCGACAATCATTGGCGGAAGATGCGAAGCGAAACGCCGCTCTGCAAAAGGCCGCCCTCCGAATATCTCAGGCAGAACGTCTGGTTCACCACCCAGCCCGCCGAAGAGCCGGAGCACCGCGAAGACCTGCGCCTGCTCTTCGACCTCATCGGTTTCGACCGCATGATGTTTGCGACCGACTATCCGCATTGGGACTTCGACGATCCACAGCGAGCGATCGTGATGCCGATGACCGCCGCCGAGCGGCAAATGCTGTTCCATGACAACGCCATGAATTTCTATGCCAATCTCGATTGA
- a CDS encoding dihydroxyacetone kinase subunit DhaK yields the protein MKKLINDPAHYVDETLDGLTLAFPSLVRDGAAGRVIRRAEGVTRGKVGIASGGGFGHLPLFTGYVGRGLIDSCAIGNVFEGPNIDSCVDAIRLADGGRGVLRLYGNYGGDRMNFDMAGEVLEDEGIRCTTVLGTDDIASGGPDEIGRRRGVAGLIYAYKAAGASADRGADLEEVTRIAAKAVAATRTIGVGLAPCRLPSAAKPSFELAEDEIEMGIGIHGEPGIWRDKLRSADAIADEMVDRLLADLPAQTGGEVSVLVNGLGATPQEELFILYRRVRKRLDDAGVNVVQPLVGNYVTSMEMQGASVSLFHLDEELKTLLRAPAECPFWRVD from the coding sequence ATGAAGAAGCTCATCAACGATCCTGCACATTATGTCGACGAAACCCTCGATGGCCTGACGCTCGCATTTCCGTCGCTCGTGCGCGACGGCGCGGCTGGCCGTGTCATACGGCGCGCGGAGGGCGTGACCAGAGGGAAGGTTGGCATCGCTTCTGGTGGCGGTTTCGGCCATCTGCCACTTTTCACCGGCTATGTTGGCCGTGGCCTCATCGATAGCTGCGCGATCGGCAACGTTTTCGAGGGCCCAAACATCGACAGCTGCGTAGATGCGATCCGACTCGCCGATGGTGGTCGGGGTGTGCTGCGGCTTTACGGCAATTACGGCGGCGACAGGATGAATTTCGATATGGCCGGCGAGGTGCTCGAGGACGAAGGCATCCGTTGCACGACCGTGCTCGGCACCGACGACATCGCCAGTGGCGGGCCAGACGAAATCGGCCGTCGGCGCGGTGTGGCCGGGTTGATCTATGCCTACAAGGCTGCCGGAGCCTCTGCCGACAGAGGGGCCGACCTGGAGGAGGTGACTCGGATCGCCGCAAAAGCGGTCGCTGCGACCCGCACGATCGGTGTCGGGCTTGCTCCCTGCCGGCTGCCGTCGGCCGCAAAGCCGAGCTTCGAGCTTGCGGAAGACGAGATTGAAATGGGGATCGGTATCCACGGTGAACCGGGCATATGGCGCGACAAACTCAGGAGCGCGGATGCGATCGCCGACGAAATGGTCGATCGGTTGCTGGCCGATCTGCCCGCGCAGACAGGCGGCGAGGTCTCGGTTCTGGTCAACGGTCTCGGCGCCACCCCTCAGGAGGAACTCTTCATCCTTTATCGGCGGGTCAGGAAACGGCTTGACGATGCGGGCGTGAACGTCGTTCAGCCGCTCGTCGGCAACTACGTGACTTCGATGGAAATGCAGGGAGCATCGGTCAGCCTCTTCCATCTGGACGAGGAATTGAAGACGCTGCTGCGCGCCCCGGCCGAATGCCCGTTCTGGAGGGTCGACTGA
- a CDS encoding DAK2 domain-containing protein, with translation MELTVFQIAEGVSRATRAMAGLEQELNAADAKLGDGDTGSMLARVIGAMAASEPQAARSVSDVFGRLARAGMSATGSSLGTLFASSLLALSKQTREWERVDWEDLSGLLAAARDGMMARGNAKLGDKTVLDALDAVAAAVAGKVDAEGAARAAREAVDRVILEFRGRPCRMGRAKFFAEKSVGLDDPGMLAFAALTKAVAKIPAKRNLTP, from the coding sequence ATGGAACTGACGGTTTTCCAGATCGCCGAGGGCGTCAGCCGCGCCACCCGGGCCATGGCCGGCCTGGAGCAGGAATTGAACGCCGCAGACGCGAAGCTGGGTGATGGCGACACGGGCTCCATGCTCGCCCGCGTTATTGGCGCCATGGCGGCATCGGAGCCGCAAGCGGCAAGATCGGTGAGCGACGTCTTCGGCAGGCTTGCCCGCGCCGGCATGTCGGCAACGGGCTCCAGCCTGGGGACGCTTTTCGCCAGTTCGCTCCTGGCTCTGTCGAAGCAGACAAGAGAATGGGAACGCGTCGATTGGGAGGACCTTTCCGGTCTCCTTGCCGCGGCGCGCGACGGGATGATGGCGAGGGGCAACGCCAAGCTCGGCGACAAGACGGTGCTGGACGCGCTGGATGCCGTTGCTGCCGCGGTGGCCGGAAAGGTTGATGCCGAAGGAGCTGCGCGTGCCGCCCGGGAGGCGGTCGACCGGGTTATACTTGAGTTCCGCGGCCGGCCTTGTCGTATGGGGCGGGCAAAGTTCTTTGCCGAGAAAAGTGTGGGTCTCGACGATCCCGGCATGTTGGCCTTTGCCGCGTTGACAAAGGCGGTGGCGAAAATCCCCGCAAAGCGCAACCTAACACCCTAA
- a CDS encoding carbohydrate ABC transporter permease gives MVAQQFEPTGGYVDMVGEDAMSERRNAWIKFQDRMFVPLTTVPTIIASLLVFGIPLTFSLLLSFQGWTIDSALLAGRFVGLANYEDLFTDTLFRSSLLLTIGYTLSTVTLELLCGLGVALLLNSRVPFVRIFRTALIIPMMITPIVAALTWKLLLDPSYGLVNAILGTKTVWLGDPNLALIAVGIVNIWQNTPFVAILLLAGLQSLPSEPVEAAAVDGANSWQTFRHVTLPLLMPYVVVAVLLRTIFEFRSFENIWVMTGGGPANATKLLSVYTFEASFLSFDLTLAAASSWVMLFIVLIFCVFFILATERKEIQ, from the coding sequence ATGGTGGCTCAACAGTTCGAGCCGACAGGCGGATATGTCGACATGGTCGGCGAGGACGCCATGTCCGAGCGTCGCAATGCGTGGATCAAATTTCAGGACCGGATGTTCGTACCGCTGACGACCGTTCCGACGATCATCGCGAGCCTTCTCGTCTTCGGCATCCCGCTCACTTTCTCGTTGTTGCTGAGCTTTCAGGGCTGGACAATCGACAGCGCGCTGCTGGCCGGCAGATTCGTCGGTCTCGCCAACTACGAGGATCTCTTCACCGATACGCTGTTTCGGTCGAGCCTCCTGCTGACGATTGGCTACACGCTCTCGACAGTGACGCTGGAACTCCTGTGCGGTCTTGGCGTGGCACTTCTTCTCAACAGCCGCGTGCCTTTCGTGCGCATCTTCCGCACCGCGCTCATCATTCCCATGATGATCACGCCGATCGTGGCCGCACTGACCTGGAAGCTGCTGCTCGATCCAAGCTACGGGCTGGTCAACGCCATCCTAGGCACCAAGACGGTCTGGCTCGGAGACCCCAATCTGGCACTGATTGCCGTCGGCATCGTCAACATCTGGCAGAACACGCCGTTCGTCGCGATCCTGCTGCTCGCCGGTCTGCAGTCGCTGCCGAGCGAGCCGGTCGAGGCGGCCGCTGTGGATGGCGCGAACTCCTGGCAGACCTTCCGCCATGTGACACTGCCACTCCTTATGCCCTATGTGGTCGTGGCAGTGCTTCTCCGCACGATCTTCGAGTTCCGCTCCTTCGAGAACATCTGGGTGATGACGGGCGGTGGCCCGGCGAATGCGACAAAGCTGCTCTCCGTCTACACCTTCGAGGCGTCGTTCCTGTCCTTCGACCTGACGCTCGCGGCTGCCTCGTCCTGGGTTATGCTCTTCATCGTGCTGATCTTCTGCGTTTTCTTCATCCTCGCCACCGAGCGGAAGGAGATCCAGTGA
- a CDS encoding carbohydrate ABC transporter permease, whose protein sequence is MSGFARGKRRKFISYVLTYAGLVSLFLVFVFPLLWIVGISLKTREQIFTNPPVFFWIPTFENYVHVLTQSDFLASFGNSLVVTTASVTLSLLIGIPASYTFARFHFRGRGVAMITLLIMRMLPPVAILLPLFVLFKAVGLSNTRISVIIAYTTFSLPLIVWVMKDYFANLPKELEEAAYIDGASRMLAFRRIVLPLARPGIVTAAILSLLLAWNDFIFAAILTNNATRTSPVLLASYAGGETGTNWGAITASGVLVVIPVIIFSLIVQKHLVQGLSSGTVK, encoded by the coding sequence ATGTCCGGTTTCGCCCGCGGCAAGCGCCGCAAGTTCATCAGCTACGTGCTGACCTACGCAGGCCTCGTAAGCCTTTTCCTGGTTTTCGTATTCCCGCTTCTATGGATCGTCGGTATCTCGCTCAAGACGCGCGAGCAGATCTTCACCAACCCGCCGGTGTTCTTCTGGATACCGACCTTTGAGAACTATGTGCACGTGCTGACGCAGTCGGACTTCCTGGCGTCCTTCGGCAATTCGCTCGTCGTCACGACGGCCTCGGTGACGCTTTCCCTGCTTATAGGCATCCCGGCGTCCTACACCTTCGCGCGCTTCCATTTTCGGGGCCGTGGTGTGGCGATGATCACGCTCCTGATCATGCGGATGCTGCCGCCGGTCGCGATCCTCCTTCCGCTCTTCGTGCTCTTCAAGGCAGTCGGACTGTCCAACACGCGCATTTCCGTCATCATCGCCTACACGACCTTCAGCCTGCCGCTGATCGTCTGGGTGATGAAGGACTATTTCGCCAACCTGCCGAAGGAGCTGGAGGAGGCCGCCTATATTGACGGCGCTTCCAGGATGCTCGCCTTCCGCAGAATCGTGCTGCCGCTCGCTCGGCCGGGCATTGTCACCGCCGCGATCCTGTCGCTGCTGCTCGCCTGGAACGACTTCATCTTCGCGGCGATCCTCACAAACAACGCGACGCGTACCTCGCCGGTGCTGCTCGCAAGCTATGCCGGTGGGGAGACCGGCACCAACTGGGGAGCGATCACCGCCTCGGGCGTGCTCGTCGTCATCCCCGTCATCATCTTCTCGCTGATCGTCCAGAAGCACCTAGTGCAGGGACTGTCGTCGGGAACCGTGAAGTGA
- a CDS encoding ABC transporter substrate-binding protein, translating into MEKNKGTYGGPAISRRSMMIGSAATIAGAGLMSSSLFTPALAQSKPQKLTVLGDSAPWKGTIVEDAIPAFTKETGIEVEYIQLPNEPLITRARAELTSGSTTSFDVMQMGASMIGWMHPYMEDVNELLKKAGGKYAADFGMDEFSQASLDLASIDGVLRGVPYRSTTYILHYQPALLEAVGIKAPPTTFAEYLDAAQKLTEAGKPNRFGVGYCARQGGAIVDHFGPYLLSAGGGFYDSKTKDIWINNAKSLAGLEFYASLLNKHNVVPQDALTWEWDEIIANGQNDRYAMAITLNASATPINRSDKSKTKGKWKWAMVPGLESAADSRSSLGGWSFAVPSKGAHTGWAFEFVQFITSREWAKRSMEKGNASARLSVLTDPEVVNTYGFTGVMADQLKTAIANPRDAFWGAVEAQLRAGLSKTLLGQASPKDAMDEVATGWERTMRRAG; encoded by the coding sequence ATGGAGAAGAACAAGGGAACGTATGGCGGACCAGCTATCAGCCGCCGCAGCATGATGATCGGTTCGGCGGCGACCATCGCCGGCGCGGGGCTGATGAGCTCGTCGCTCTTCACGCCGGCGCTTGCCCAGAGCAAGCCGCAGAAGCTCACCGTACTCGGCGACAGCGCGCCGTGGAAGGGCACGATCGTTGAAGATGCCATTCCGGCCTTCACCAAGGAGACAGGCATCGAGGTCGAATATATCCAGTTGCCGAACGAGCCGCTCATTACCCGCGCCCGCGCCGAACTGACCAGTGGCAGCACGACGAGCTTCGACGTCATGCAGATGGGCGCCTCGATGATCGGCTGGATGCATCCGTATATGGAAGACGTCAACGAGCTCCTGAAGAAGGCTGGCGGGAAGTACGCCGCCGATTTCGGCATGGACGAATTCTCGCAGGCGTCGCTCGACCTCGCCAGCATCGACGGCGTCCTGCGCGGCGTGCCCTACCGCAGCACCACCTATATCCTGCACTACCAGCCGGCTCTCCTGGAAGCGGTCGGCATCAAGGCCCCGCCGACCACATTCGCCGAATATCTCGATGCGGCCCAGAAGCTGACCGAGGCAGGCAAGCCGAACCGTTTCGGTGTGGGCTACTGCGCCCGTCAGGGTGGGGCTATCGTCGATCATTTCGGTCCCTACCTTCTCTCGGCAGGCGGCGGCTTTTACGACAGCAAGACGAAGGACATCTGGATCAACAATGCGAAGTCGCTGGCCGGCCTCGAATTCTACGCAAGCCTGCTCAACAAGCACAATGTGGTGCCGCAGGACGCGCTCACGTGGGAATGGGATGAAATCATCGCCAACGGCCAGAACGACCGTTACGCGATGGCGATCACGCTCAACGCCTCCGCTACCCCCATCAACAGGTCCGACAAGTCCAAGACCAAGGGCAAGTGGAAATGGGCGATGGTTCCGGGTCTTGAGAGCGCGGCCGACAGCCGCTCCTCGCTCGGCGGCTGGAGTTTTGCGGTTCCGTCCAAGGGTGCTCATACCGGCTGGGCCTTCGAGTTCGTGCAGTTCATCACCAGCCGCGAATGGGCGAAGCGTTCGATGGAAAAGGGCAATGCCTCGGCGCGCCTTTCCGTCCTAACGGATCCGGAGGTCGTCAACACCTACGGCTTCACAGGCGTGATGGCCGACCAGCTGAAGACCGCAATCGCCAATCCGCGCGATGCGTTCTGGGGCGCCGTGGAGGCGCAGCTTCGCGCCGGTCTTTCCAAAACGCTGCTCGGTCAGGCGTCGCCGAAGGACGCGATGGACGAGGTCGCGACCGGCTGGGAGCGCACGATGCGCCGCGCGGGCTGA
- a CDS encoding ABC transporter ATP-binding protein, whose translation MASVQMTEVRKSFGAVDVIHGIDLKIEDGAFVALVGPSGCGKSTLLRMIAGLEETSGGEIAIGNRVVNDLTPRERNIAMVFQNYALYPHMTVAENMGFNLKLAKKPQAEIDARVSEAARMLGLTPLLDRRPSQLSGGQRQRVAMGRAVVRKPQVFLFDEPLSNLDAKLRVQMRSEIKGLHQKVRTTSIYVTHDQIEAMTLADHIVVMHGGRIEQQGHPMELYRRPANLFVAGFIGTPAMNFVDAVGGSDDRGALAKLAGGEAIRVDGVRLEEGRPVTLGFRPEHLATHGAGTRLKGPARFVEPTGALTHVTFDLGGHNIVAVIDGEHQVATGQAFEASVAPELVHVFDRQSGMRLNAA comes from the coding sequence ATGGCTTCCGTTCAGATGACAGAGGTCAGGAAGAGCTTCGGCGCCGTGGATGTCATCCATGGTATCGATCTCAAGATCGAGGATGGCGCCTTCGTGGCGTTGGTCGGTCCGTCCGGCTGCGGGAAGTCGACCCTTCTGCGGATGATCGCGGGGCTCGAGGAAACGTCGGGCGGAGAAATCGCCATCGGTAATCGGGTGGTCAACGATCTGACGCCTCGCGAGCGTAATATCGCGATGGTTTTCCAGAATTATGCGCTCTATCCGCATATGACGGTTGCGGAAAACATGGGCTTCAATCTGAAGCTCGCCAAGAAGCCGCAGGCCGAGATCGATGCTCGCGTGAGCGAAGCGGCCAGGATGCTCGGCCTCACCCCGCTGCTCGACCGCCGCCCCTCGCAACTGTCCGGGGGACAGCGCCAGCGCGTCGCCATGGGGCGCGCCGTGGTGCGCAAACCGCAAGTCTTCCTGTTCGACGAGCCTCTATCCAACCTCGACGCCAAACTGCGCGTCCAAATGCGTTCCGAGATTAAGGGCCTGCACCAGAAGGTCAGGACAACTTCCATCTATGTCACCCACGACCAGATCGAGGCAATGACGCTCGCGGACCATATCGTCGTCATGCATGGCGGCCGCATCGAGCAGCAGGGACATCCGATGGAGCTTTATCGCAGGCCCGCCAACCTGTTCGTTGCGGGCTTTATCGGTACTCCGGCCATGAATTTCGTCGACGCCGTCGGTGGCAGCGACGATCGAGGTGCCTTGGCGAAGCTCGCGGGCGGCGAAGCGATCCGTGTCGATGGCGTGCGACTGGAAGAGGGCAGGCCGGTGACGCTCGGCTTCCGTCCAGAGCATCTCGCAACCCATGGTGCCGGCACGCGCCTTAAAGGCCCGGCGCGTTTCGTGGAGCCCACGGGGGCGCTGACGCATGTCACCTTCGATCTCGGCGGGCACAATATCGTTGCTGTCATCGATGGTGAGCATCAAGTGGCGACCGGCCAGGCTTTCGAGGCCTCGGTCGCGCCGGAACTCGTGCATGTTTTTGATCGCCAGTCCGGGATGCGGCTGAACGCGGCCTAG
- a CDS encoding mandelate racemase/muconate lactonizing enzyme family protein, with protein MNKPINAASTLEAVENAVRTHSRPSDIRITDMRIAVVTGICYYPIIRIDTNQGVYGLGEVRDGGHPESALRLKHFLLGQNPCNVDMIFNALRLYGGDGREGGGVSGIEIALWDLVGKIYGVPCHQFFGGKYRDSVRIYGDTPAPAELTPEAYAKAVRARADMGLTFIKFDLPPKLFETTEGALIGAATKHEYDLGRSTRAPGSGRGAKISEKGIETAVEIVRAVRAEVGSEISLCVDHFGEGYVTADEAIRIGKALEPFNLAWIEDPVIWHDIKGHKKVADALLTPVAGGEDLYLVDGFREAIETQAFDILHPDLLTSGGMLETKRIADYGARYGLATALHSCCSPIGFMANVHCGAAINSLLAVEHHGLDVPFWEELVTGLDPKYLDEGYVKVPDLPGLGIELNLEAVKANLREPDALFLPTEEWNKRKAGFERVEPPRYQTQLIRGRR; from the coding sequence GTGAACAAGCCCATCAACGCGGCCTCCACGCTAGAGGCGGTCGAGAATGCCGTGCGGACGCATTCTCGCCCCTCGGACATCCGTATCACCGACATGCGCATCGCCGTCGTGACGGGGATATGCTATTACCCGATCATCCGCATCGACACCAATCAGGGCGTCTACGGGCTTGGCGAGGTTCGCGATGGCGGGCATCCGGAAAGTGCGCTGCGGCTCAAGCATTTCCTGCTCGGCCAGAATCCCTGCAATGTCGACATGATCTTCAACGCGCTGCGGCTCTACGGCGGTGACGGGCGCGAAGGAGGCGGAGTTTCCGGCATCGAGATCGCGCTCTGGGATCTTGTCGGCAAGATCTACGGCGTGCCCTGCCACCAGTTCTTCGGAGGAAAGTATCGCGACAGCGTCCGCATCTACGGCGATACGCCTGCGCCCGCAGAGCTGACGCCCGAGGCCTACGCCAAGGCTGTCCGCGCGCGCGCCGACATGGGTCTCACCTTCATCAAGTTCGACCTGCCGCCCAAGCTCTTCGAAACGACGGAAGGTGCGCTCATCGGCGCGGCTACGAAACACGAATACGATCTCGGCAGGAGCACCCGCGCGCCGGGCTCCGGACGCGGCGCCAAGATTTCGGAAAAGGGGATCGAAACCGCGGTCGAAATCGTGCGGGCGGTTCGTGCCGAGGTCGGCAGTGAGATCTCGCTCTGCGTCGATCATTTCGGCGAAGGCTACGTCACTGCGGATGAGGCGATCCGCATCGGCAAGGCGCTTGAACCGTTCAACCTTGCGTGGATCGAGGACCCGGTCATCTGGCACGATATCAAGGGACACAAGAAGGTTGCGGACGCCCTGCTGACGCCGGTCGCGGGCGGTGAGGATCTCTATCTTGTCGACGGTTTCCGCGAGGCGATCGAAACCCAGGCCTTCGATATCCTGCACCCCGATCTCCTGACGTCGGGCGGCATGCTGGAGACAAAGCGCATCGCCGACTACGGCGCGCGCTACGGCCTCGCTACCGCACTGCATTCGTGCTGCTCGCCGATCGGCTTCATGGCGAACGTCCACTGCGGTGCTGCGATCAACAGCCTGCTGGCGGTCGAACATCATGGCCTTGACGTGCCGTTTTGGGAGGAACTGGTTACGGGTCTCGATCCGAAATATCTCGACGAAGGCTACGTAAAGGTTCCTGATCTGCCAGGGCTTGGCATCGAACTCAATCTGGAGGCTGTAAAGGCCAACCTGCGCGAACCGGACGCACTGTTTCTGCCGACCGAGGAGTGGAACAAGCGTAAGGCAGGCTTCGAACGGGTCGAACCGCCGCGCTATCAGACCCAGCTTATCCGTGGTCGACGCTAG
- a CDS encoding glycine betaine ABC transporter substrate-binding protein, which yields MKKYLLSTSTIFGLPWGITAADAADCGDVTLAVHNVQSAEVLTFVDKFILENGYGCNVQTVPGDTVPTTTSMVEKGDPDVSSETWIDLLPEIVPRGVADGKIVLGAAALPDGGIQGLWIPKYLADAHPDIKTIDDALKHPELFPDPEDASKGVIFNGAAGWGATIVTAQLFKAYDASERGFRLLDPGSAAGLDGAIAKAYERKEGFITYYWAPTALLGKYEMVMLQPTVPHDAAEWKRCNTNLECPDPKVNAWPVDKVYTVVTKAFADRTSPEVMAYFNTRGWSNDTVGKLMAWQTENQAAGEEGAQHFLEQNKDIWSKWVPADVAEKVEAAL from the coding sequence ATGAAAAAGTATCTGCTTTCGACATCGACGATCTTCGGGCTGCCATGGGGCATCACCGCAGCAGATGCCGCCGACTGCGGCGACGTCACCCTTGCGGTGCATAACGTCCAGAGCGCCGAAGTGCTCACCTTCGTCGACAAGTTCATCCTGGAAAACGGCTACGGCTGTAATGTCCAAACCGTTCCCGGCGATACTGTGCCGACTACGACCTCGATGGTCGAAAAGGGGGATCCGGACGTGTCGTCGGAGACGTGGATCGACCTCCTGCCTGAGATCGTTCCGCGTGGCGTCGCTGACGGGAAGATTGTGCTGGGAGCGGCCGCGCTACCGGATGGCGGCATTCAAGGCCTATGGATTCCAAAATATCTGGCAGATGCGCATCCCGACATCAAGACCATCGATGATGCGCTCAAACATCCTGAATTGTTTCCGGATCCGGAAGATGCGAGCAAGGGCGTGATCTTCAACGGCGCTGCCGGCTGGGGTGCGACAATCGTGACCGCGCAGTTGTTCAAGGCATACGACGCGAGCGAAAGGGGCTTCAGGCTTCTCGATCCTGGCTCTGCGGCAGGCCTCGACGGCGCCATTGCGAAGGCCTACGAGCGCAAGGAAGGTTTCATCACATACTACTGGGCTCCGACGGCGTTGCTTGGAAAGTATGAGATGGTGATGCTGCAGCCAACCGTCCCGCACGATGCCGCCGAATGGAAGCGCTGCAACACAAACCTGGAATGCCCCGATCCCAAGGTAAATGCCTGGCCTGTCGACAAGGTCTATACCGTCGTGACCAAGGCATTCGCGGATCGAACCAGCCCGGAAGTCATGGCGTATTTCAATACGCGCGGTTGGAGTAACGATACCGTCGGCAAGCTCATGGCGTGGCAGACGGAAAATCAGGCGGCCGGCGAGGAGGGCGCTCAGCACTTCCTAGAGCAGAACAAGGACATCTGGTCGAAATGGGTGCCAGCGGACGTCGCTGAAAAAGTCGAGGCGGCCCTCTGA
- a CDS encoding mandelate racemase/muconate lactonizing enzyme family protein: MKIKQIDVFRVDLPYAGGVYTLSGGREYRSFDATIVRVTTDNGLEGWGESTPFGSTYIASHALGVRAGIAEIAPHLIGLDPRRVDRINDTMDAALVGHEHAKTAIDVACWDVFGKSVGLPVCDLLGGRTNVRMPVISSIYMGDPEDMRRRVAEHRAMGYVGHSVKIGGEPAVDAARIAAALADKQPGEFFIVDANGGMLVENALRMLRLLPSGLDFVLEAPCATWRECVSLRRRTNVPIIFDELATSDSSIAQLIGDDAAEGIGLKISKNGGLTKGRRHRDMCLAAGYTVSVQETTGSDIAFAAIVHLGQTVPERNLRCVLESRDMVSVKTADGSYDVVEGRVVAPALPGLGITPRLDVLGQPVARYA; the protein is encoded by the coding sequence ATTAAGATAAAACAGATAGATGTGTTTCGGGTGGATCTGCCCTACGCAGGTGGGGTCTACACCCTTTCCGGCGGGCGGGAGTACCGCAGCTTCGACGCTACCATCGTAAGGGTGACAACCGACAACGGCCTTGAAGGCTGGGGCGAAAGCACACCGTTTGGATCGACCTACATCGCATCACACGCGCTCGGCGTTCGCGCGGGCATCGCGGAAATTGCGCCTCACCTGATCGGCCTCGATCCACGGCGCGTCGACCGCATCAATGACACCATGGACGCGGCGCTTGTCGGGCACGAGCATGCGAAGACCGCAATCGACGTTGCTTGCTGGGACGTCTTCGGGAAATCCGTTGGGCTTCCGGTTTGCGACCTTTTGGGCGGACGCACAAATGTCCGCATGCCGGTCATTTCATCGATTTACATGGGCGATCCAGAGGACATGCGAAGGCGCGTCGCCGAACATCGGGCGATGGGCTACGTGGGCCACTCCGTCAAGATTGGCGGAGAGCCAGCGGTCGACGCCGCTCGCATCGCCGCCGCACTGGCGGACAAGCAGCCAGGCGAGTTCTTCATCGTGGATGCAAATGGGGGAATGCTCGTCGAAAACGCGTTGCGCATGCTCAGGCTGCTGCCGTCTGGTCTCGATTTCGTGCTTGAGGCTCCCTGCGCGACCTGGCGGGAATGCGTGTCGCTGCGGCGGCGCACCAATGTCCCGATCATCTTTGATGAGCTCGCAACCAGCGATTCTTCGATCGCCCAACTCATCGGCGACGACGCGGCCGAGGGGATCGGCCTCAAGATCTCGAAGAACGGAGGCCTCACGAAAGGTCGTCGGCATCGGGATATGTGCCTGGCCGCCGGCTACACCGTCAGTGTCCAGGAGACGACCGGCTCCGACATAGCATTTGCTGCGATCGTGCATCTCGGCCAGACGGTGCCCGAGCGAAATCTTCGATGTGTCCTCGAGAGCCGCGACATGGTGTCGGTGAAAACGGCTGACGGGTCCTACGACGTGGTTGAGGGACGTGTCGTGGCACCTGCCCTCCCCGGCCTCGGGATAACGCCGCGGCTCGACGTGCTCGGGCAGCCGGTCGCGCGCTACGCCTAG